The following proteins come from a genomic window of Halomicroarcula saliterrae:
- a CDS encoding helix-turn-helix transcriptional regulator, translated as MDSSDTDRAVSILRRTPLLAACRDSARSRRELSEQTGVSRTTVYRATVALEDRGLLEKTKEGYRTTSQGTALLSASETYETAVETIDRLDPLFDLVSHPTLLEHAHLFADATVVVADPSNPYRVVGHVMERFEATATSRGTLVNPTAVEAIERAMPELASKDHIERIFTASALEAHETVGGEGFDEVTESDSLSVLVADDDAVPFSFAIDDDDVSIVGHDPATGLPTVHVESGRPAARAWLEALYERCKAAATPVA; from the coding sequence ATGGATTCGTCGGATACCGACCGAGCCGTCTCGATACTCCGACGTACGCCGCTCCTCGCCGCCTGTCGCGACAGCGCACGCTCGCGAAGAGAGCTCAGCGAACAGACCGGCGTTTCGCGGACGACCGTCTACCGTGCGACCGTGGCCCTCGAAGACCGGGGGCTACTGGAGAAGACGAAGGAGGGATACCGGACGACGAGCCAGGGGACAGCGCTGCTATCGGCCAGTGAGACGTACGAGACTGCCGTCGAGACCATCGACCGACTCGACCCGCTGTTCGACCTCGTCTCCCACCCGACGCTGCTCGAACACGCCCACCTGTTTGCCGACGCGACCGTCGTCGTCGCAGACCCGTCCAATCCCTACCGCGTCGTCGGCCACGTCATGGAGCGCTTCGAGGCGACGGCGACGTCCCGCGGCACGCTCGTCAACCCGACGGCCGTCGAGGCCATCGAACGTGCGATGCCCGAACTGGCGTCCAAAGACCACATCGAGCGGATATTCACCGCCAGCGCTCTGGAGGCACACGAGACGGTCGGAGGCGAGGGGTTCGACGAAGTGACCGAAAGCGATTCGCTGTCCGTCCTCGTCGCCGACGACGACGCCGTTCCGTTCTCGTTCGCTATCGACGACGACGATGTCTCCATCGTCGGCCACGACCCCGCGACCGGACTCCCGACCGTCCACGTCGAATCGGGCCGGCCGGCCGCGAGAGCGTGGCTCGAAGCGCTCTACGAGCGGTGTAAAGCGGCTGCGACGCCGGTCGCCTGA
- a CDS encoding DoxX family protein: MCASLARFKRPLLYLMGPLYVVAGLLHFVVPELYVQIVPPILPAPLALVYLSGLAEIGVGIGVLLPRTRQYAAWATIALLVAIFPANIYMATSGVVVAGMPGGGDPSAFGRWARLPLQGVLILWAYWYTE, encoded by the coding sequence ATGTGTGCTAGCTTGGCGCGGTTCAAACGTCCATTGCTCTACCTGATGGGCCCGCTGTACGTCGTCGCGGGGCTCTTGCATTTCGTCGTCCCGGAGCTGTACGTCCAGATTGTCCCACCGATACTGCCCGCACCGCTCGCGCTGGTCTATCTCTCCGGACTCGCCGAAATCGGTGTCGGGATTGGGGTGTTGCTGCCACGGACCCGACAGTACGCGGCGTGGGCGACAATCGCGTTGCTGGTCGCAATCTTTCCCGCCAACATCTACATGGCGACCAGCGGGGTCGTCGTCGCGGGGATGCCCGGCGGGGGCGACCCCTCCGCGTTCGGTCGCTGGGCACGGCTGCCCCTGCAGGGCGTGTTGATTCTGTGGGCGTACTGGTATACGGAGTGA
- a CDS encoding PGF-pre-PGF domain-containing protein has protein sequence MNGVRSLAAVLLVVGAVALAGTGPLTGTAAAAANSATLTTTTVTAGNSAAVTVADDPATADPGYTAVASVDSTYDADGTDLSGTNATADAETISIDTSGAETGEYTVYVANVTTTPAGGTDLSTWANSTADQVLTVNGNETVTGTVTDGASGEALSGVEVEVDGEVADTTDASGDYDIEVVNGETVDLSAETTVDTADAGDVTIANTTAVTVAGSTTQDLVLFAEHSGSGTSERPYNVSNAYELQAMSQDLDADYQLVEDVDASGTADWNDGEGFDPVGTADDVTDPNPATMFTGSFDGQDRSITGLSINRSNELAVGLFGAASGLTVSNVSLVDLNVTGASLGDVGEITATGGLVGVSAGLDASSIDTSGSVSTGHVQGGLVGGWFDSDNPKSLELNNVSSSVDVTSNEITYASGGVVGFWRGQETIEDSRATGTVVGIGAGAGGFAGSLGHAELTNVSATGTVRPPDGKQVNRAGGLVGWLEDGNISRSAATGDVSSGDGNYAGGLIGDAAGSVSIEESYATGNVTGSSAVGGLVGTGAKEITNSSSTGTVHSNNSAGGLVGSSADLVLNSYAAGSVDGSEVGGITGNSVDEMTNVYWNESTADEAVTSGDATGATGLTPAQMFGMNATDNMDGLDYETTWLAVDDEDTYPVLGWQVDTYDLSLADDDINVEDITEATVDVTLSDGTETTATETSTYDTEDNVTVDAGTVTANTYGPDTVTATAGGRSDAAAITARDSDFNVTLDEPPSSVDAGETYEFEATVENVGNAEGTKNVALAFGGTELTNESETLAAGGTATIAVDYEIPEDAATAASVDLDASTPDDESTAGVRIDGFETVSGTLTDGATGEALSGLDIAVDGTVRDTTDANGDYEIEITNGSTVDLAATTTIEDADGDPEITATETVTVDGSTQQDLELWAELEGSGTENDRYNVSNAYELQAMSQDLDADYQLVDDVDANATEDWNDGKGFDPVGTADELTNPDTAPMFAGSLDGRNRTITGLNINRSNELFVGLFGATDSTTIRDLSLTNVDIRGASEEDVGGSTATGGLVGLSGDLTVSSVYVSGAVETGYSAGGVVGSNYGGAIDDGPILVFSDVTSEVGVTTSANNRGSASGGAIGFWGGPVTITNSRATGDVLGRGDDVGGFAGWIGTTWDEVELSTISNSSATGNVTASGGGSIGSAGGLVGTLYNAVTDSVSATGNVNSGGGDRAGGLVGDPDSVTRINSSYTTGDVTGADDVGGLVGNSADEISNSYAAGSVSGETVAGIAINSVGEMDNVYWNTSTAANAVTSGDATGATGLTPAQMTGPDAVANMAGLDYDKTWLAVDDDYPLLAWQVDSYDLSLADDEVDVNNTTEATVEVTLQDGTGTTATDTSTYSADGPNVSVDASTITGEAYGPDTVTATGGGLSDVAAITALDSDFRVALADAPASVDAGSTATFNARVENVGNAAGTENVSLVFDGAEFYNQSVTVAAGETENVTADYAIPAATETGTAALNASTRTDHATTTVATNGNETVTGRVVDGATGAALSNLTVTVDDGTSTQTAETNADGVYELSVVNNRTATVSATTTVDGAEGPEEITGTATATVAGETTVDLDLWPDLAGEGTSEQPYTISTARELAAMSQDSDANYTLVSDVNASQTDEWDGDGFTPIDFDGGTLDGDGYTITELQLANESFYTGLFANIYADSLVTNLSLENATALGVDGGSTGLLAGTSTDATIGRVRVTGTIDAGGFDTGGLVGFNSGEIRNSTANVSLEGDSQRVGGLVGRNGNGGTLSSSFAVGSVDGTGTLGGLVGDNSGTVENAYWDIDTTGQAASAGGGTPLTTANMTGLDATETMTLDFETTWAPSTDYPVHRFDEANADPVFAVRSVDLPEYVAPGEPSAFNATLENIGTANGTKTLVLSIDGTTSERSVTLAAGSNESVRSFVLLPADFTDGNYTAVVETPDDELTDSIEVRSRETLSGTVTDGATGEPLNDTPVTVDYGGGQQATVRTDSGGTYSIPVFNGTAVTVSANTTVDAVGDPRIDDSETLTVDGSETADLELWPELAGNGTEANPFEISNAHELQAIVQETGAKYTLVDDVDASETDEWTVSAFSEKRGFRPIAFGGSLDGDGHAITDMTVFGDGDAPGGYLGLFGTLNGARVSNLSLENATTDATGGSYTGLLVGSAYNGATIANVSITGTMRGNATNVGPIGGISGGAIRNVTADVDVGGNGTNVGGLVGWNLGAMADTSAAGSVSGNGSVGGLVGTNTGDIETSYAVGAVADGDGAGGLAGRTTTGATVSNAYWDIDSTGRTDSAGNATGLTTDEMTGADADSAMDLDFDGPWHVTPGYPALDEYEHAGNGTDDDPYEVGDVDELQLVANDPAATYTLTRDIDASETADWNDGAGFEPIGIDSVRQFSGSFDGAGHEITGLTSTDSEADGVGLFSESSGEITDVALSAVDIDGRRSVGGVAGGVYDGGTVRNVSVSGTVVGVTNVGALLGESVESDVRDSWTRGSVTAVGANAGGLVGRSETSTVTNAYAGANVTGNVNVGGLLGATEDGGTVSNSYATGPVDGDSGEGGLVGSAVGANGGTVEDSYWDTSATNQSTSAGGAPLTTETMTGANATEAMALDFGGSWVATAGYPRLRWEAASLSLRLDSTALEPGESTDATAVLGLADGSTVSVTGTASYSSGDPGVATVGNSTVTAGSDGTTDIVASAGGLEARVRIAVESPDSGTDGSGGTAGGGSRGGGDDDSGSGGAGGGTSGGAPPSPGSDGGPAGTDADGGVTVNTTATADSPTSIDLGEAVGDAGSGIRYERVALTLDADAEVTFGARPTAPERLPSGTPPLAPDDGGRADLALSYVEFTVLADGGDASDRVTAATVGFSVDTASLSEHGLGAEDVALYRYDADAGEWTELDTTVASRDNGRVRFEATSPGFSVFAVGPSTAVRGDSATAGAPDNASAGPQSPTENADSDPATTDSERETTAADGPGFGVGVALAALVSVALFRRRRT, from the coding sequence ATGAACGGCGTTCGCTCGCTGGCCGCCGTGCTCCTCGTGGTCGGGGCCGTTGCCCTCGCGGGAACGGGGCCGCTCACCGGGACTGCGGCGGCGGCCGCCAACAGCGCGACCCTCACGACGACGACTGTCACGGCCGGCAACTCGGCCGCGGTGACCGTCGCGGACGACCCGGCGACGGCCGACCCCGGCTACACGGCCGTCGCGTCGGTGGACTCGACGTACGACGCCGACGGGACGGACCTCTCCGGCACGAACGCGACGGCCGACGCGGAGACGATCAGTATCGACACGAGCGGGGCCGAAACCGGAGAGTACACCGTCTACGTCGCGAACGTGACGACGACGCCGGCCGGGGGCACCGACCTCTCGACGTGGGCGAACAGCACGGCCGACCAGGTCCTGACCGTCAACGGTAACGAGACGGTAACGGGAACGGTGACCGACGGGGCGAGCGGCGAGGCGCTGTCGGGCGTCGAGGTCGAGGTGGACGGCGAAGTCGCGGACACGACGGACGCAAGTGGCGACTACGACATCGAGGTGGTGAACGGCGAGACCGTCGACCTGAGCGCCGAGACGACCGTCGACACCGCCGACGCGGGCGACGTGACGATTGCGAACACCACGGCGGTGACCGTTGCGGGGTCGACGACGCAGGACCTCGTGTTGTTCGCCGAGCACTCGGGTTCGGGGACGAGCGAGCGGCCCTACAACGTCTCGAACGCCTACGAGTTGCAGGCGATGAGTCAGGACCTCGATGCGGACTATCAGTTGGTCGAGGACGTCGATGCGAGCGGGACTGCAGACTGGAACGATGGGGAGGGGTTCGACCCGGTCGGGACGGCAGATGACGTTACTGATCCGAATCCGGCGACCATGTTCACCGGGTCCTTCGACGGACAAGACCGGTCGATAACGGGTCTCTCGATCAACCGCTCTAACGAACTGGCCGTCGGACTGTTCGGTGCGGCAAGCGGTCTGACAGTTTCGAACGTCTCGCTCGTCGACCTCAACGTGACTGGGGCGTCGCTCGGTGACGTTGGAGAAATCACCGCGACTGGCGGACTAGTTGGGGTATCTGCTGGCCTCGACGCGTCTTCGATTGACACGTCCGGTTCGGTAAGTACTGGTCACGTACAAGGTGGCCTCGTCGGCGGTTGGTTTGATTCAGATAACCCGAAGTCTCTCGAACTCAACAACGTCAGTTCGAGCGTCGACGTGACCAGCAATGAGATCACGTACGCTAGTGGTGGAGTCGTCGGATTCTGGAGGGGTCAAGAAACGATCGAGGACTCTCGGGCAACCGGTACTGTCGTTGGCATAGGGGCTGGCGCTGGCGGATTTGCTGGGTCTCTCGGTCACGCGGAACTCACCAACGTTTCGGCGACCGGAACCGTGCGGCCGCCGGACGGTAAACAGGTCAACAGAGCTGGCGGGCTCGTTGGGTGGCTCGAAGATGGAAACATTAGCCGCTCGGCTGCAACCGGTGATGTGAGCTCTGGCGACGGAAATTACGCTGGCGGCTTGATCGGTGATGCCGCCGGGAGTGTTTCTATCGAGGAGTCGTACGCGACAGGGAACGTGACCGGTAGCAGTGCTGTCGGTGGCCTTGTTGGAACCGGTGCCAAGGAGATTACGAATTCCTCTTCGACCGGGACGGTTCACAGTAACAACAGTGCTGGTGGTCTTGTCGGAAGCAGTGCGGATCTCGTCTTGAACTCCTACGCCGCAGGCTCCGTCGACGGCAGCGAAGTCGGCGGTATCACCGGCAACTCAGTCGACGAGATGACGAACGTCTACTGGAACGAGAGCACCGCTGACGAGGCCGTCACTTCCGGTGACGCTACCGGAGCAACTGGTCTCACGCCCGCACAAATGTTCGGCATGAACGCTACCGACAACATGGACGGACTCGACTACGAAACAACGTGGCTCGCCGTCGACGACGAAGACACGTACCCAGTACTGGGCTGGCAGGTCGACACCTACGATCTCTCGCTCGCGGACGACGACATCAACGTCGAAGACATCACCGAGGCAACGGTCGACGTTACACTCTCGGACGGCACGGAGACCACCGCAACCGAAACGTCGACCTACGACACTGAAGATAACGTAACGGTCGACGCAGGAACGGTCACCGCCAACACCTATGGCCCCGACACCGTGACCGCGACGGCTGGCGGACGCTCGGATGCCGCCGCGATCACCGCCCGCGATTCGGACTTCAACGTCACGCTCGACGAGCCCCCGTCGAGCGTCGACGCGGGCGAAACCTACGAGTTCGAGGCGACCGTCGAGAACGTCGGCAACGCCGAGGGGACGAAAAACGTCGCGCTGGCATTCGGCGGGACCGAGCTAACCAACGAATCGGAGACGCTCGCCGCCGGTGGGACTGCAACTATCGCTGTCGACTACGAGATTCCCGAGGACGCAGCTACCGCCGCGTCGGTCGACCTCGACGCGAGTACGCCCGACGACGAATCGACGGCTGGCGTGCGGATCGACGGCTTCGAGACGGTCTCGGGGACGCTGACCGACGGTGCGACCGGCGAGGCGCTGTCGGGCCTCGACATCGCGGTCGATGGAACGGTTCGGGACACGACCGACGCGAACGGCGACTACGAGATCGAGATCACCAACGGGTCGACCGTCGACCTCGCGGCGACCACGACAATCGAGGACGCCGACGGCGACCCCGAGATCACCGCCACCGAGACGGTCACCGTCGACGGGTCCACCCAACAGGACCTCGAACTGTGGGCCGAACTGGAGGGATCGGGCACTGAGAACGACCGCTACAACGTCTCGAACGCTTACGAGTTGCAGGCGATGAGCCAGGACCTCGATGCGGACTATCAGTTGGTCGACGACGTGGATGCGAACGCGACTGAAGACTGGAACGACGGGAAGGGATTCGACCCCGTTGGGACAGCGGACGAGCTTACCAATCCAGATACCGCGCCCATGTTCGCAGGGTCCCTCGATGGACGAAACCGGACGATAACAGGGCTCAATATTAACCGCTCGAACGAGCTATTCGTCGGGCTCTTCGGTGCAACCGATTCAACGACGATACGGGACCTCTCGCTCACGAACGTGGATATCCGTGGTGCATCCGAGGAAGACGTGGGAGGGAGTACGGCAACCGGTGGGCTCGTCGGTCTATCCGGAGACCTCACTGTATCCTCGGTCTATGTCTCCGGGGCTGTCGAAACGGGCTACTCTGCTGGTGGTGTCGTCGGGAGCAATTACGGGGGAGCAATCGATGACGGTCCGATTCTTGTCTTCAGCGATGTCACGTCGGAGGTTGGCGTCACTACCTCTGCCAACAATCGCGGTTCTGCCAGTGGCGGCGCTATCGGATTCTGGGGTGGACCAGTGACGATTACGAACTCACGGGCGACCGGAGATGTCCTCGGTAGGGGTGATGACGTCGGTGGGTTCGCCGGATGGATCGGTACTACTTGGGATGAAGTGGAGCTGTCTACGATCTCGAACAGCTCTGCGACGGGGAACGTCACGGCATCGGGCGGTGGATCTATTGGATCTGCTGGCGGGCTAGTCGGAACACTATACAATGCGGTCACCGACAGTGTCTCCGCGACCGGCAACGTAAACTCCGGTGGTGGCGATCGTGCTGGAGGACTAGTCGGTGATCCCGATTCAGTAACTCGTATCAATAGCTCGTATACGACAGGCGATGTCACTGGTGCGGATGATGTCGGCGGACTGGTCGGGAATAGCGCAGATGAGATCTCAAACTCGTACGCCGCAGGTTCCGTCAGTGGTGAAACCGTCGCTGGTATCGCCATCAACTCGGTCGGAGAGATGGACAATGTTTACTGGAACACCAGTACGGCCGCAAATGCCGTCACTTCCGGTGACGCTACCGGAGCAACTGGTCTCACCCCCGCCCAGATGACCGGTCCAGACGCAGTCGCCAACATGGCCGGACTCGACTACGACAAGACGTGGCTCGCCGTCGACGACGACTACCCACTGCTCGCGTGGCAAGTCGACAGCTACGACCTCTCGCTCGCGGACGACGAAGTCGACGTGAATAACACCACCGAGGCGACGGTCGAAGTCACCCTCCAAGACGGCACGGGGACCACCGCGACCGACACGTCGACCTACAGCGCCGACGGACCCAACGTCTCGGTCGACGCGAGCACGATTACGGGCGAGGCCTACGGCCCCGACACCGTGACCGCCACCGGAGGCGGGCTCTCGGACGTCGCGGCAATCACCGCGCTCGATTCGGACTTCCGGGTCGCTCTCGCAGACGCCCCGGCGAGCGTCGACGCGGGGTCGACCGCCACGTTCAACGCACGCGTCGAAAACGTCGGCAACGCCGCAGGGACCGAGAACGTCTCGCTCGTGTTCGACGGCGCCGAGTTCTACAACCAATCGGTGACCGTCGCCGCGGGCGAGACCGAGAACGTCACCGCCGACTACGCGATTCCGGCGGCCACCGAAACCGGCACGGCCGCCCTCAACGCGAGCACGCGGACGGACCACGCGACGACGACCGTCGCCACCAACGGCAACGAGACGGTCACCGGCCGGGTCGTCGACGGCGCGACCGGCGCGGCGCTGTCGAACCTGACGGTGACGGTCGACGACGGAACGAGCACGCAGACCGCCGAGACCAACGCGGACGGCGTCTACGAGCTGTCGGTGGTCAACAACCGGACGGCCACGGTCTCGGCCACCACGACAGTCGACGGGGCCGAAGGTCCCGAGGAAATAACGGGAACAGCGACCGCGACAGTCGCCGGCGAGACGACCGTCGACCTCGACCTGTGGCCCGACCTGGCGGGCGAGGGGACGAGCGAGCAGCCCTACACCATCTCGACGGCCCGCGAGCTGGCGGCGATGAGTCAGGACAGCGATGCGAACTACACGCTCGTCTCGGATGTGAACGCAAGCCAGACTGACGAGTGGGACGGCGACGGATTCACGCCGATTGACTTCGATGGCGGCACACTCGACGGCGACGGCTACACGATTACCGAACTACAACTCGCTAACGAGAGCTTCTACACTGGACTGTTCGCGAACATATACGCGGATAGTCTGGTGACGAACCTCTCGCTGGAGAACGCGACTGCACTCGGTGTCGACGGCGGGTCGACCGGACTGCTCGCCGGAACCAGTACCGACGCCACGATCGGGCGGGTGCGCGTGACCGGAACTATCGACGCCGGCGGATTCGACACCGGCGGTCTCGTCGGATTCAATTCGGGCGAGATACGCAATTCGACAGCGAACGTCTCTCTCGAAGGAGATTCACAGCGTGTCGGTGGGCTCGTCGGACGGAACGGAAACGGTGGCACGCTGTCTTCTTCGTTCGCCGTCGGCAGCGTCGACGGCACCGGCACGCTGGGCGGGCTCGTCGGCGACAACAGCGGCACCGTCGAAAACGCCTACTGGGACATCGACACGACTGGGCAGGCGGCCTCGGCCGGTGGCGGCACCCCGCTCACGACCGCGAACATGACCGGGCTCGACGCCACCGAGACCATGACGCTGGACTTCGAGACGACGTGGGCGCCCTCTACGGACTACCCCGTCCACCGCTTCGATGAGGCCAACGCCGACCCCGTCTTCGCCGTCCGGAGCGTCGACCTGCCCGAGTACGTGGCCCCGGGCGAGCCGTCCGCGTTCAACGCGACGCTGGAGAACATCGGCACGGCGAACGGAACGAAGACGCTCGTACTTTCGATAGACGGCACCACGTCCGAGCGTAGCGTGACGCTCGCGGCCGGGTCCAACGAGTCCGTCAGGTCGTTCGTCCTTCTGCCAGCCGATTTCACCGACGGGAACTACACTGCCGTCGTCGAAACGCCCGACGACGAACTGACCGACAGTATCGAGGTTCGCAGCCGCGAGACGCTCTCGGGAACCGTCACCGACGGCGCGACGGGTGAGCCGCTGAACGACACCCCGGTCACGGTCGACTACGGCGGCGGCCAGCAGGCGACTGTCCGAACAGATTCGGGGGGGACCTACAGTATTCCCGTGTTCAACGGTACAGCGGTCACCGTCTCGGCGAACACGACTGTCGACGCCGTCGGCGACCCTCGAATCGACGACTCCGAGACGCTGACCGTCGACGGAAGCGAGACGGCCGACCTCGAACTGTGGCCGGAACTGGCGGGCAACGGCACCGAGGCGAACCCCTTCGAAATCTCGAACGCCCACGAGTTGCAGGCGATTGTGCAAGAGACAGGCGCGAAATATACGCTCGTCGATGATGTGGACGCGAGTGAGACCGACGAGTGGACGGTTTCGGCGTTCTCGGAGAAACGCGGATTCCGCCCGATAGCCTTCGGTGGCTCACTCGACGGTGACGGGCACGCAATCACTGATATGACGGTGTTCGGTGACGGCGATGCTCCCGGTGGCTACCTTGGCCTGTTCGGGACGCTCAACGGAGCCCGCGTCTCGAATCTCTCGCTCGAAAACGCGACGACCGACGCTACCGGCGGAAGCTACACCGGCCTGCTCGTGGGGTCGGCCTACAACGGGGCCACGATTGCGAACGTCAGTATCACCGGGACGATGCGGGGGAACGCGACCAACGTTGGACCGATTGGCGGAATCAGTGGCGGTGCGATTCGTAACGTCACGGCCGACGTCGACGTCGGCGGCAACGGGACCAACGTCGGCGGACTCGTCGGCTGGAATCTCGGAGCGATGGCCGACACGTCCGCCGCGGGCTCCGTCTCCGGAAACGGTTCGGTCGGCGGGCTGGTCGGCACCAACACTGGCGACATCGAGACGTCGTACGCGGTGGGAGCCGTGGCCGACGGTGACGGCGCCGGGGGACTCGCCGGGAGAACAACCACCGGCGCGACCGTCTCGAACGCCTACTGGGATATCGACTCCACCGGACGGACCGACTCCGCCGGAAACGCGACGGGGCTCACGACCGACGAGATGACCGGTGCAGACGCGGATTCCGCTATGGACCTCGACTTCGACGGGCCGTGGCACGTCACGCCCGGCTACCCGGCGCTCGACGAGTACGAACACGCCGGCAACGGGACCGACGACGACCCCTACGAGGTCGGCGACGTCGACGAACTCCAGCTGGTGGCGAACGACCCCGCGGCCACCTACACGCTCACGCGGGACATCGACGCGAGCGAAACCGCCGACTGGAACGACGGCGCCGGGTTCGAACCGATCGGCATCGACTCCGTCCGGCAGTTCAGCGGCTCGTTCGACGGTGCCGGACACGAGATCACCGGGCTGACGAGCACCGATAGCGAGGCAGACGGCGTCGGGCTCTTCAGCGAGAGTTCGGGCGAGATTACGGACGTGGCTCTCTCCGCGGTCGACATCGATGGCCGGCGGTCGGTCGGCGGTGTGGCCGGTGGCGTCTACGACGGCGGAACCGTTCGGAACGTCTCCGTGAGTGGCACGGTCGTCGGCGTGACGAACGTCGGCGCTCTCCTCGGGGAGAGCGTCGAATCCGACGTGCGCGATTCGTGGACGCGCGGGAGCGTGACCGCCGTCGGGGCGAACGCCGGCGGGCTCGTCGGGCGGAGTGAGACGTCGACGGTGACGAACGCCTACGCCGGCGCGAACGTGACCGGGAACGTCAACGTCGGTGGACTACTCGGGGCGACAGAAGACGGTGGGACGGTCTCGAACTCGTACGCGACCGGACCGGTCGACGGAGACAGTGGCGAGGGCGGACTCGTCGGCAGCGCGGTCGGAGCGAACGGCGGGACCGTCGAGGACTCGTACTGGGATACGTCGGCGACCAACCAGTCGACTTCGGCGGGCGGCGCGCCGCTGACGACCGAGACCATGACCGGCGCGAACGCCACCGAGGCGATGGCCCTCGACTTCGGCGGGTCGTGGGTGGCCACGGCCGGCTATCCGCGGCTCCGGTGGGAGGCCGCGTCACTCTCCCTGCGACTCGACTCGACGGCCCTCGAACCCGGCGAGTCGACCGACGCGACGGCCGTGCTCGGCCTCGCCGACGGCTCGACCGTCTCGGTGACCGGGACCGCGAGCTATTCGAGTGGCGACCCCGGTGTCGCGACAGTCGGGAACAGCACCGTCACCGCCGGGAGTGACGGGACCACGGACATCGTCGCGAGTGCGGGCGGTCTGGAGGCGAGAGTCCGTATTGCGGTCGAGTCACCCGATTCCGGAACTGATGGCAGTGGCGGTACTGCTGGGGGTGGCAGTCGCGGTGGCGGTGACGATGACTCCGGCAGCGGGGGCGCTGGTGGCGGTACCAGTGGCGGCGCGCCACCGAGCCCCGGGTCCGACGGGGGCCCGGCAGGCACCGATGCGGACGGAGGCGTCACGGTCAACACGACGGCTACCGCCGACAGCCCGACCAGTATCGACCTCGGCGAGGCAGTTGGCGACGCGGGCAGCGGGATACGCTACGAGCGAGTCGCCCTCACGCTCGATGCGGACGCCGAAGTGACCTTCGGGGCCCGCCCGACCGCGCCGGAGAGACTGCCCAGCGGGACGCCACCGCTCGCTCCCGACGACGGCGGGCGCGCCGACCTCGCTCTCTCGTACGTCGAATTCACAGTCCTCGCCGACGGCGGCGACGCGAGCGACCGCGTCACCGCGGCGACGGTCGGATTCAGCGTCGACACCGCCAGCCTCTCGGAACACGGGCTCGGTGCCGAGGACGTCGCACTCTACCGATACGATGCCGACGCGGGCGAGTGGACGGAACTCGACACCACCGTTGCAAGCAGGGATAACGGACGGGTTCGCTTCGAGGCGACGAGCCCGGGCTTTTCGGTGTTCGCCGTCGGTCCGTCGACCGCCGTTCGCGGCGACTCCGCGACGGCGGGTGCGCCTGACAACGCGTCGGCGGGGCCGCAATCACCGACAGAGAACGCGGACTCCGACCCGGCGACCACCGACTCAGAGCGAGAGACGACGGCGGCGGACGGCCCCGGATTCGGTGTCGGTGTCGCGCTCGCCGCGCTCGTCTCGGTGGCGTTGTTCCGCCGCCGACGGACATAG